A genome region from Eurosta solidaginis isolate ZX-2024a chromosome 2, ASM4086904v1, whole genome shotgun sequence includes the following:
- the pths gene encoding ATP-dependent RNA helicase DDX47: MGTKEQDKNSSIAITDGEEQEVNEEGVDLDQQSSDEDVGENDGSVEEKPETAGDEGVAVENIETAATWKDLGLVDTLCKACEELKWKAPSKIQKEAIPVALQGKDIIGLAETGSGKTGAFALPILHALLENPQRYFALVLTPTRELAFQISEQFEALGSTIGVKCCVVVGGMDMVSQALQLAKKPHIIIATPGRLVDHLENMKGFNLKAIKYLVMDEADRILNMDFEVELDKILKVLPRERRTFLFSATMTKKVKKLQRASLKDPVKVEVSNKYQTVEQLQQYYIFIPVKYKDVYLVHIINELAGNSFMIFCSTCANTVRTALMLRALGLAAIPLHGQMSQNKRLAALNKFKAKNRSILISTDVASRGLDIPHVDVVLNFDIPTHSKDYIHRVGRTARAGRSGKAVTFVTQYDVELYQRIEHLLGKQLPLYPCEEDEVMALQERVGEAQRTAKLEMKDLEDSKVGKKGKFQRGGADDFDDSEQFTGARKRMKQSQKGGGGGGGKKNWKKAKRK; the protein is encoded by the exons atggGTACTAAAGAGCAGGACAAAAATTCCTCCATTGCAATTACTGATGGGGAAGAACAGGAAGTTAACGAAGAAGGAGTGGACTTAGACCAACAATCATCTGATGAAGACGTTGGTGAGAACGATGGAAGTGTGGAAGAAAAGCCGGAAACTGCAGGTGATGAAGGCGTGGCAGTTGAAAATATTGAAACTGCAGCGACATGGAAGGATCTG GGTTTGGTAGACACATTGTGCAAAGCATGTGAAGAATTGAAATGGAAGGCACCTTCAAAAATACAGAAGGAAGCTATACCTGTTGCATTGCAGGGTAAAGATATAATTGGTTTGGCGGAAACGGGTTCTGGTAAAACGGGCGCATTTGCTTTGCCAATACTACATGCTTTACTAGAAAACCCACAGCGATACTTTGCGCTCGTATTGACACCTACACGTGAATTGGCATTTCAAATCTCGGAACAGTTTGAAGCACTAG gtaGCACGATTGGTGTAAAATGTTGCGTAGTCGTAGGTGGCATGGATATGGTTTCACAAGCGCTACAACTTGCTAAAAAACCGCACATTATTATAGCCACACCAGGACGTTTGGTTGATCATTTGGAAAACATGAAAGGTTTCAATTTAAAAGCTATTAAATATTTGGTAATGGATGAAGCTGATCGTATATTGAATATGGACTTCGAGGTGGAACTTGATAAAATTCTAAAAGTTCTGCCACGTGAACGTCGTACATTTCTATTCAGCGCCACCATGACcaagaaagtaaaaaaattacaACGCGCCTCTTTAAAGGATCCAGTTAAAGTGGAGGTCTCTAACAAGTATCAAACGGTAGAACAACTACAACAATACTACATATTTATTCCAGTGAAATACAAAGATGTATATTTAGTGCACATTATCAACGAATTGGCTGGTAATAGTTTCATGATCTTTTGTAGTACCTGTGCGAATACAGTACGTACTGCATTGATGCTACGTGCTTTAGGTCTAGCCGCCATTCCCTTACATGGGCAAATGTCACAAAATAAACGTTTGGCGGCACTAAATAAATTCAAAGCTAAAAATCGTTCAATACTTATTTCAACAGATGTAGCATCACGTGGCCTTGATATACCGCATGTAGATGttgtgttaaattttgatatacCTACACACAGTAAAGATTACATACATCGTGTTGGGCGAACAGCGCGTGCCGGCCGCTCTGGAAAAGCTGTTACGTTTGTAACACAATACGATGTTGAATTATATCAACGTATTGAGCATTTGTTGGGTAAACAATTGCCGTTATATCCATGTGAGGAGGATGAAGTTATGGCATTGCAAGAGAGAGTCGGAGAAGCGCAACGTACAGCGAAATTAGAAATGAAGGATTTAGAGGATAGTAAGGTTGGTAAGAAAGGTAAATTCCAGCGAGGCGGCGCAGATGATTTTGATGATTCAGAACAATTTACTGGTGCACGAAAGCGCATGAAGCAATCACAAAaaggcggtggtggtggtggtggaaaGAAAAACTGGAAGAAAGCGAAACGAAAGTAG
- the E2f2 gene encoding transcription factor E2F2 has product MKSVKDAVKRKRMVALGPTTPTRQDHQQQRAVGSLVALTQKFVQLMKQNNGRIDLKLATQLLDVQKRRIYDITNVLEGVGLIEKTRHSSTVRWRGALSTSTSRESLRASHMRARHLKALEADVDLQLSYARRNLKYVKEDSVNNSYAYVTRDDLLSVYGDNVVLVIPCHDEEVKIEPKRKSLFVSLDNGGKIDVRLVTRQGTCLATPKPPKSTTTSTMSSIPARIETPSPSSSNCSQVSTSTNKATNLANLVTDEHTYFCNPDHKKEQNELENQLAARIIFKNSLANHSKRRFYPDDPNLENAPLVQINPPRDDYNFVLTPDEGVCELFDIQCNTY; this is encoded by the exons ATGAAATCTGTGAAAGATGCAGTGAAGAGAAAACGAATGGTGGCGCTCGGCCCAACTACGCCTACCAGGCAAGACCATCAACAGCAGCGCGCTGTCGGATCTCTAGTAGCATTAACCCAAAAATTTGTGCAATTAATGAAACAAAACAATGGACGCATTGATCTCAAATTG GCAACTCAACTTTTGGATGTACAAAAGCGTAGAATATATGACATAACAAATGTTTTGGAAGGCGTAGGATTAATTGAGAAAACACGACACAGCAGTACCGTACGATGGCG TGGAGCACTAAGCACAAGTACGAGTCGTGAAAGTTTACGCGCATCTCATATGCGCGCCAGACACTTAAAAGCTTTAGAAGCTGATGTTGATCTTCAACTAAGTTACGCTCGTCGTAACCTGAAATATGTGAAGGAGGATTCGGTCAACAATTCATATGCGTATGTGACGCGTGATGATTTACTCTCAGTTTATGGCGATAACGTGGTCTTGGTAATACCCTGTCATGATGAAGAAGTTAAAATAGAGCCAAAACGT aAATCATTATTTGTCTCATTAGACAATGGTGGTAAAATTGATGTGAGGTTAGTAACACGACAAGGCACCTGTCTTGCTACTCCAAAGCCCCCTAAAAGTACAACTACAAGTACAATGTCGTCAATACCAGCCCGCATAGAAACTCCATCACCCTCTTCGTCCAATTGCTCACAAGTGAGCACAtctacaaataaagcaacaaatcTAGCAAATCTAGTCACCGATGAACATACCTATTTCTGCAATCCTGAtcataaaaaagaacaaaatgaaTTGGAAAATCAATTAGCAGCACgtataatatttaagaattcactaGCAAATCACTCAAAGCGAAGATTTTATCCTGATGACCCCAATTTAG AAAATGCACCCCTCGTTCAAATAAATCCTCCGCGTGATGATTATAATTTCGTGCTTACACCAGATGAGGGGGTATGCGAACTTTTTGACATACAGTGCAATACATACTAA
- the Mpp6 gene encoding M-phase phosphoprotein 6 yields MSNKRSRPRLSKGILEMKFMQRTKAKVDKETEEAEGREMYAHEITDKMLNNNSNFIMEPSFVHCENLIEGRLSFRGMNPEIERLLELEQEEKDAATRHDQPTEVSDTEMAAFYHAQQKTMQKKFQTKAQFKGGKRHKEEKQTNATWQNKKMKFKKPQEDDVNRHSESE; encoded by the coding sequence ATGTCAAACAAAAGATCACGTCCACGCCTCTCCAAAGGCATCTTGGAGATGAAGTTCATGCAGCGCACCAAAGCGAAAGTCGATAAAGAAACTGAGGAGGCTGAGGGACGTGAAATGTATGCTCATGAAATCACAGACAAAATGTTAAATAACAATTCCAACTTTATAATGGAACCAAGTTTTGTGCATTGTGAAAATCTAATTGAAGGACGACTTAGCTTCCGTGGCATGAATCCAGAAATTGAACGACTTCTTGAATTGGAACAAGAGGAGAAAGATGCGGCCACACGTCATGACCAACCCACAGAGGTATCCGATACGGAAATGGCTGCTTTTTATCATGCACAACAAAAGACAATGCAAAAGAAATTCCAGACAAAGGCACAGTTTAAAGGAGGAAAACGCCACAAAGAAGAGAAGCAAACGAATGCTACATGGcaaaataaaaagatgaaattTAAAAAACCACAGGAAGATGATGTTAATAGACATTCTGAAAGCGAATAA
- the Coq3 gene encoding ubiquinone biosynthesis O-methyltransferase, which yields MSLQAHKLKAPIRQTHRCFSLIYAAHFRNTSTTHSAMPDKSKETQQNTSSTQKEIDHHANLTESWWDVNGTLEALHKLNEIRVPLVRDGLVSRGNVKRELINTTKVLQGQNILEVGCGGGILTEALARLNANVTGIDLGEKVIETARKHLDEHSTELKERITYKIEPIEVHAIAKPNYYDAVVCSEVLEHIDDKAAFLTNCVHTLKPGGSIFITTLNKTLPLYIGGILLAEYVFGLVPKNTHQWNKLASPIEIQRILTALNCQTVLINGHTYDPLRRRWTWIKNNLMCYALQAIKIE from the exons ATGTCGCTGCAAGCCCACAAACTCAAAGCGCCTATAAGGCAGACGCACAG gtGTTTTTCATTAATTTATGCCGCACATTTTCGCAATACATCAACTACGCATTCGGCTATGCCAGACAAATCTAAAGAAACACAGCAAAATACGAGCAGCACACAAAAAGAAATCGATCATCATGCTAACTTAACAGAATCTTGGTGGGATGTTAATGGCACGTTAGAAGCACTACATAAACTTAACGAAATAAG AGTGCCTTTAGTACGTGATGGATTGGTGTCACGTGGAAACGTCAAACGGGAACTGATAAATACAACCAAAGTGTTGCAAGGGCAAAATATATTGGAAGTAGGCTGTGGTGGTGGCATATTAACTGAAGCTTTAGCGCGCTTAAACGCCAATGTAACTGGCATCGATTTGGGCGAAAAAGTTATTGAAACAGCTAGAAAACATCTCGACGAGCATAGCACCGAATTAAAGGAACGCATAACATACAAAATCGAACCAATCGAAGTGCATGCAATAGCAAAGCCTAATTATTACGATGCTGTCGTATGCTCGGAGGTATTGGAACATATTGATGACAAAGCAGCTTTTCTTACAAATTGTGTACACACATTGAAG ccTGGTGGTTCAATATTCATAACAACTCTGAACAAAACTCTTCCACTGTATATTGGTGGCATATTACTTGCTGAATATGTATTTGGACTAGTGCCTAAAAACACCCATCAATGGAATAAATTAGCATCGCCTATAGAGATTCAACGTATTCTAACTGCAT TGAATTGTCAAACTGTATTGATAAATGGTCACACATATGACCCCTTACGCAGGCGCTGGACGTGGATTAAAAACAATCTAATGTGCTATGCTTTACAAGCaattaaaatagaataa